One genomic segment of Manis pentadactyla isolate mManPen7 chromosome 1, mManPen7.hap1, whole genome shotgun sequence includes these proteins:
- the LOC130683067 gene encoding heterogeneous nuclear ribonucleoproteins A2/B1-like isoform X1 has product MEREKEQFHKIFIGGLSFETTEESLRNYYEQWGKLTDCVVMRDPASKRSRGFGFVTFSSMAEVDAAMAARPHSIDGRVVEPKRAVAREESGKPGAHVTVKKLFVGGIKEDTEEHHLRDYFEEYGKIDTIEIITDRQSGKKRGFGFVTFDAHDPVDKIVLQKYHTINGHNAEVRKALSRQEMQEVQSSRSGRGGNFGFGDSRGGGGNFGPGPGSNFRGGSDGYGSGRGFGDGSNGYGGGPGRNYGSGNYNDFGNYNQQPSNYGPMKSGNFGGSRIMGGPCGGGNYGPGGSGGSGGYGGRSRY; this is encoded by the exons atggagagagaaaaggaacagTTCCATAAAATCTTCATTGGTGGCTTGAGCTTTGAAACCACAGAAGAAAGTTTGAGGAACTATTACGAGCAATGGGGAAAACTTACAGACTGTGTGGTAATGAGAGATCCTGCAAGCAAAAGATCAAGAGGATTTGGTTTTGTAACTTTTTCATCCATGGCTGAGGTTGATGCTGCCATGGCTGCAAGACCTCATTCAATTGATGGGAGAGTGGTTGAGCCAAAACGTGCTGTTGCAAGAGAGGAATCTGGAAAACCTGGGGCTCATGTGACTGTGAAGAAGCTATTTGTTGgtggaattaaagaagatactgaaGAGCATCATCTTAGAGATTACTTTGAGGAATACGGAAAAATTGATACCATTGAAATAATCACTGATAGGCAGTCAGGAAAGAAAAGAGGCTTTGGATTTGTTACTTTTGATGCCCATGATCCTGTGGATAAGATTGTGTTGCAGAAATACCATACCATCAATGGTCATAATGCAGAAGTAAGGAAGGCTTTGTCTAGACAAGAAATGCAGGAAGTCCAAAGTTCTAGAAGTGGAAGAGGAGGCAACTTTGGTTTTGGAGATTCTCGTGGTGGTGGAGGAAATTTTGGACCAGGACCTGGAAGTAACTTTAGAGGAGGATCTGATGGATATGGGAGTGGTCGTGGATTTGGGGATGGCTCTAATGGGTATGGAGGAGGACCTGGAC GAAATTACGGAAGTGGAAATTACAATGATTTTGGAAATTATAACCAGCAGCCATCTAACTATGGTCCAATGAAAAGTGGAAACTTTGGTGGTAGCAGGATCATGGGGGGACCATGTGGTGGAGGAAACTATGGTCCTGGAGGAAGTGGAGGAAGTGGGGGTTATGGAGGGAGAAGCCGATACTGA
- the LOC130683067 gene encoding heterogeneous nuclear ribonucleoproteins A2/B1-like isoform X2 — translation MEREKEQFHKIFIGGLSFETTEESLRNYYEQWGKLTDCVVMRDPASKRSRGFGFVTFSSMAEVDAAMAARPHSIDGRVVEPKRAVAREESGKPGAHVTVKKLFVGGIKEDTEEHHLRDYFEEYGKIDTIEIITDRQSGKKRGFGFVTFDAHDPVDKIVLQKYHTINGHNAEVRKALSRQEMQEVQSSRSGRGGNFGFGDSRGGGGNFGPGPGSNFRGGSDGYGSGRGFGDGSNGYGGGPGRGNFGGSPGYGGGRGGYGGGGPGYGNQGGGYGGGYDNYGGGNYGSGNYNDFGNYNQQPSNYGPMKSGNFGGSRIMGGPCGGGNYGPGGSGGSGGYGGRSRY, via the coding sequence atggagagagaaaaggaacagTTCCATAAAATCTTCATTGGTGGCTTGAGCTTTGAAACCACAGAAGAAAGTTTGAGGAACTATTACGAGCAATGGGGAAAACTTACAGACTGTGTGGTAATGAGAGATCCTGCAAGCAAAAGATCAAGAGGATTTGGTTTTGTAACTTTTTCATCCATGGCTGAGGTTGATGCTGCCATGGCTGCAAGACCTCATTCAATTGATGGGAGAGTGGTTGAGCCAAAACGTGCTGTTGCAAGAGAGGAATCTGGAAAACCTGGGGCTCATGTGACTGTGAAGAAGCTATTTGTTGgtggaattaaagaagatactgaaGAGCATCATCTTAGAGATTACTTTGAGGAATACGGAAAAATTGATACCATTGAAATAATCACTGATAGGCAGTCAGGAAAGAAAAGAGGCTTTGGATTTGTTACTTTTGATGCCCATGATCCTGTGGATAAGATTGTGTTGCAGAAATACCATACCATCAATGGTCATAATGCAGAAGTAAGGAAGGCTTTGTCTAGACAAGAAATGCAGGAAGTCCAAAGTTCTAGAAGTGGAAGAGGAGGCAACTTTGGTTTTGGAGATTCTCGTGGTGGTGGAGGAAATTTTGGACCAGGACCTGGAAGTAACTTTAGAGGAGGATCTGATGGATATGGGAGTGGTCGTGGATTTGGGGATGGCTCTAATGGGTATGGAGGAGGACCTGGACGTGGCAATTTTGGAGGTAGCCCTGgttatggaggaggaagaggaggatatGGTGGTGGAGGACCTGGATATGGCAACCAGGGTGGGGGCTACGGAGGTGGTTATGACAACTATGGAGGAGGAAATTACGGAAGTGGAAATTACAATGATTTTGGAAATTATAACCAGCAGCCATCTAACTATGGTCCAATGAAAAGTGGAAACTTTGGTGGTAGCAGGATCATGGGGGGACCATGTGGTGGAGGAAACTATGGTCCTGGAGGAAGTGGAGGAAGTGGGGGTTATGGAGGGAGAAGCCGATACTGA